GCAATCCCTTCCCCATCGTACCGAATGACGATTCCCACGCCTTTGTAAACGCTGGCTCGAAATAGTTCGCAGGGGCGCCCGCAAGCGAGCCTGTAAAGAAGATCGCTTCCGGGTTGAAGATATTTATCAGCGTCACAAGTCCGTCGCCGAGCCTCTCCCCCGCGTATTCCAGAAGAGCGGCGGCATCTTCGTTCCCCATTATCGCCTCTTCGCATATCTTCTTCGCGTTCATATTCCTTCCGGTGAACTCCTTTGCCATCCTGGCGATGGCGCTCCCGGAGGCGTATGCCTCGAGGCACCCCATGTTCCCGCATCCGCATAGCGGCCCCTCCGGGTTTATCACGATATGACCCGCCTCTCCGCCTGCGTTGCTGTGCCCACGCAGAAGTTTTCCGCCGGTATATATCCCCGATCCTATCCCGGTGCCGAGTGTGATGACTATGAAGTCGTCCATACCCTTCGCGTCGCCGAAGACCTTCTCGCCGATAGCGGCGGCGTTCGCGTCGTTCTCCAGAACGACATTCAATCCGACCGCTTTTTCGATCTTCGAAGCAAGGGGGAACTCCTCCTTGAACGGGAGGTTCGGGGAGAAGATTATCGATTTCCCGGCGATGTCTATCTGCCCGGCGACTGCGAGGCCGATGCCAGCGGGGGTTCCGGCTGTTTTTACCAGAAGCTCTTTTACGGTGTCGGCTATGGCGTGAACGATGTCATCCTTCGTTTTAGGTGTTGGGATCGATCTGCGCGCGTTTATCCGCTCCGGTGAGTAAAGATCGATAAATGAGATCGTCGTTCCGCCGAGGTCTATGCCGATGCTCCGTTTATCCATACCGCTATTAGAAGAGAAAATATCGGCTATACCAAGTAATTATTTGTTGGCCCCCTGCCGATGTTAAAGTATTGAAAATGAAACTTGATGTAGCGATTATCGGAGCAGGCCCGGCGGGGCTTGGCGCGGGGTACGCCCTGGCACGGATGAGCGGCGTTGAATGGGCGATCTTCGAGGCGACCGACCGCGTCGGCGGCCTCTCATCCAGCCGTATTGACGATAAAGGTTTCACGTGGGATCTCGGCGGGCATGTAATTTTTTCCAACAACCCCCTTTTCAATTCGATAGTAAACGACGCTATCGGACGCGACGGCGTGACGCACACCCGCTCTTCCTTCGTGAAGATGGAGGATAGCTTCGTGCCGTTCCCTTTGCAGAACAATATCCACCGCCTCCCGAAAGAGATGATGGAGGAGTGCTTTGCCGGGATGCAGTCGGCATCAGGAAGGAACGGAACACCGGCGAACTTCCATGAATGGATAGCTCACCGCCTCGGCGACGGGTTGGCAAGGCATTTCATGTGGCCTTATAACCGGAAGGTGTGGGACTATCCGCTAAACGAAATGGGGTACGGATGGATCGACGACCGCGTATCGCTGCCGGATCTCGCGAAGGTGAAGCGCGCCATCGAAACCGGCGAGGACGACGAATCGTGGGGGGGGAACGCGACGTTCAGGTTCCCTCTGCATGGTGGCACAGGCGGGCTGTTCGAGAGGATAGCGGAGCCGTTCGCGGGGAGGATAAATTTCGGACAGTCGGCGGTGAAGATAGACACGACGAAAAAAGAGATAACCTTTGACCGGGGGGAGTCCGTTTCCTACCGGAAGCTGATAACTACGATCCCTCTCGACGGATTGATAAAGGATGTTATCGCCGAAGCGCCGGGGGATGTGACCGCCGCCGCCGGGGATCTGAAATCGAACGGCGGGTGGATGGTCGGCATCGGCATAGGGAGAAAGATCGATACGAGCCGGTGCTGGGTATACTTCCCGCAGGAGGATGTCCCTTTCTACCGCGTGACATATTTCTCGAACTACTCGCCGAAAAACGTCCCTGATTCGGAAAGTCAGACCTCTTTCCTATGCGAGATAACCGAAGGGGCGGAGCGTGAGATGGAGGGATCGGAAGCGGTAGAGGATACGCTTGACGGATTGATAAAAACCGGCCTGCTGGAAGAGGCCGACAGGGGGCGTGTAGCCTCGGTATGGCGGGAGAGGCTTCCATACTCATACCCGATACCGACACTAGGGCGCGATCGCGCGCTTGAGAAAATACAGTCCTGGCTCAGATCCGTT
This sequence is a window from Nitrospinota bacterium. Protein-coding genes within it:
- a CDS encoding FAD-dependent oxidoreductase, with product MKLDVAIIGAGPAGLGAGYALARMSGVEWAIFEATDRVGGLSSSRIDDKGFTWDLGGHVIFSNNPLFNSIVNDAIGRDGVTHTRSSFVKMEDSFVPFPLQNNIHRLPKEMMEECFAGMQSASGRNGTPANFHEWIAHRLGDGLARHFMWPYNRKVWDYPLNEMGYGWIDDRVSLPDLAKVKRAIETGEDDESWGGNATFRFPLHGGTGGLFERIAEPFAGRINFGQSAVKIDTTKKEITFDRGESVSYRKLITTIPLDGLIKDVIAEAPGDVTAAAGDLKSNGGWMVGIGIGRKIDTSRCWVYFPQEDVPFYRVTYFSNYSPKNVPDSESQTSFLCEITEGAEREMEGSEAVEDTLDGLIKTGLLEEADRGRVASVWRERLPYSYPIPTLGRDRALEKIQSWLRSVGIHSIGRFGGWRYEVGNMDHSFLAGIEAAEEKR
- a CDS encoding ROK family protein, with product MDKRSIGIDLGGTTISFIDLYSPERINARRSIPTPKTKDDIVHAIADTVKELLVKTAGTPAGIGLAVAGQIDIAGKSIIFSPNLPFKEEFPLASKIEKAVGLNVVLENDANAAAIGEKVFGDAKGMDDFIVITLGTGIGSGIYTGGKLLRGHSNAGGEAGHIVINPEGPLCGCGNMGCLEAYASGSAIARMAKEFTGRNMNAKKICEEAIMGNEDAAALLEYAGERLGDGLVTLINIFNPEAIFFTGSLAGAPANYFEPAFTKAWESSFGTMGKGLRLEVSRLKGDSGLLGAAGLVS